A section of the Salmo salar chromosome ssa05, Ssal_v3.1, whole genome shotgun sequence genome encodes:
- the LOC106606034 gene encoding LOW QUALITY PROTEIN: cleft lip and palate transmembrane protein 1-like protein (The sequence of the model RefSeq protein was modified relative to this genomic sequence to represent the inferred CDS: inserted 2 bases in 1 codon) produces MFPSCYSKPTSSKDLFKRTYLTKMLLGVFVVYMSHTCWVIYGFVYTKPCERGKGDCISSYLAERPRLQLSIFSSLRPDHSELNLIIKIDDFDIRSKFERVVNVSLPLATRNNGTLHTLVYVHKFGVSPLQDNRQVHHVAQISTYMMSRGNLSSAKEVLKKHAATAPRVVDRPISHWRSRLTLNMMSEDFTFNRGTLPSDVRRYMRVFQDENRMVYLPLLHIDELSVRVKDMMEINGSNXKLPLTISYEGLSLRQFRLWIHMQDVMFSLKRFGFTEVNIDEIKGVLVDNNLYLLALTTLVTAFHFIFEFLAFKNDIRFWRKKKNMVGMSRKTVLWRCFSTIVILLKMLEERRSLLGLIPVGIGTTIEVWKVKKVSKIQLQWRTSRSIVHVGKFDESERKTIQHDTQAMKCLSYLVYPLSISGAIFSLVYLRYKNYYSWLINSLVSGIYAFGFLSMAPQLFINFKLKSVGHLQWNVLMYKAVNTFVNDAFTCVFSTHPSHQLGCFRDEILFLLYLYQRRLYSTNKTRCREYGSCHHNHRKLKAQ; encoded by the exons ATGTTCCCTTCGTGCTATTCAAAGCCGACGAGTTCAAAGGACCTATTCAAAAGGACTTATCTGACAAAGATGTTACTAGGAGTGTTCGTCGTGTATATGTCACACACCTGCTGGGTGATTTATGGCTTTGTATACACCAAGCCTTGTGAGAGAGGTAAAGGAGACTGCATTTCTTCCTACCTTGCAGAAAGACCCCGTCTCCAG CTCAGCATTTTCTCCAGTTTGAGGCCTGACCACAGTGAACTCAACCTCATCATCAAGATAGATGACTTTGACATACGTTCTAAATTTGAAAG GGTGGTGAATGTATCCCTGCCGTTGGCAACACGTAACAACGGGACTCTGCACACATTGGTTTATGTACACAAGTTTGGAGTGTCTCCCTTGCAGGATAACCGGCAGGTCCATCATGTTGCCCAGATCAGCACCTACATGATGTCCAGAGGAAATCTCAGCTCTGCTAAAGAGGTCCTCAAA AAACATGCTGCCACTGCTCCTCGAGTAGTAGACAGACCCATCTCTCACTGGAGGTCCCGTCTAACCCTAAACATGATGTCAGAGGACTTCACCTTCAACAGAGGGACCTTGCCAAGTGATGTCCGGCGCTACATGAGAGT ATTTCAGGATGAAAACAGGATGGTATATCTCCCACTTCTACACATTGATGAACTCAGCGTCAGGGTAAAGGACATGATG GAGATTAACGGCTCCAA CAAACTACCTCTTACAATATCCTACGAAGGCCTATCGCTGAGGCAATTCCGTCTCTGGATCCACATGCAGGATGTAATGTTTTCACTGAAACGTTTTG GGTTCACTGAGGTGAATATAGATGAAATCAAAGGTGTTCTTGTGGACAACAACTTGTACCTGTTAGCATTGACTACCCTGGTGACTGCATTCCAT TTCATATTTGAATTCCTGGCCTTTAAAAATGACATACGCttttggaggaagaagaaaaaCATGGTGGGCATGTCTCGCAAAACAG TGCTGTGGAGATGCTTTAGCACCATAGTGATTCTcctgaaaatgctggaggaacgAAGAAGCTTGCTAGGTCTTATTCCTGTTGGAATAGGAACCACAATTGAG GTATGGAAGGTCAAAAAGGTTTCCAAAATACAGCTACAGTGGAGAACCTCTAGGTCCATAGTTCAT GTTGGTAAATTTGATGAATCAGAGAGAAAGACTATACAACATGACACACAG GCAATGAAATGCCTGTCTTATTTAGTGTACCCTCTGTCTATTAGTGGAGCCATCTTCTCTCTGGTGTACCTGAGGTATAAAAA CTACTATTCATGGTTAATCAACAGCCTTGTCAGTG GGATTTATGCTTTTGGATTCCTCTCTATGGCTCCTCAGCTGTTCATTAACTTCAAG TTGAAGTCCGTGGGCCATTTGCAATGGAACGTATTGATGTATAAA GCAGTCAATACATTCGTCAACGATGCCTTCACCTGTGTCTTCAGCACACACCCATCCCACCAGCTGGGCTGCTTCAGGGATGAGATTCTGTTTCTCCTCTACCTTTACCAGAGGAG GCTTTACTCTACGAACAAGACCAGATGTCGTGAGTATGGATCATGCCACCACAACCACAGGAAACTCAAAGCCCAATGA